A window of Campylobacter pinnipediorum subsp. pinnipediorum contains these coding sequences:
- the xseB gene encoding exodeoxyribonuclease VII small subunit has protein sequence MDNQAQSFEDKIKKAEEILKTLNSKDVTLQDSVKLCKDGKKLLDEAQKILEDAKLSITQVQDD, from the coding sequence ATGGATAATCAAGCTCAAAGCTTTGAAGATAAGATAAAAAAAGCAGAAGAAATTTTAAAGACTCTAAACAGTAAAGATGTTACACTCCAAGATAGTGTAAAACTATGCAAAGATGGCAAGAAACTACTTGATGAAGCACAAAAAATACTAGAAGATGCAAAACTTAGTATCACACAAGTGC